The segment CCTGACGGTTTCCCAAACAAGGAACCTGCAGAACCAGTCAGTGACGGTCAGCTTCAGCGGCGCCGATCCTGCTGCCGGCGCCAACGGTGCCAGCACTTCCTACCTTCAGGTGTTCCAGTGCTGGGGCAAGCCGGGCGCGGACAACAAGCCTGATCCGGCCGCCACCGAACCTGACCCAGCCACGTGTCAGTTCGGGGCTACCGGCCTGGACGGTGACATCTCCAACACGGCACACCAACGCTCCCTCCTCAACGATCCTCTGGTCCGCGGCGGGGACTGGGAAGCCGCCGATCCGGTTTCCCCCACCATGAACCTTCCCGCGCCCTTCAAGGCCGTCACCGGGGAACAAACACGGATCGCTGACGGCTTCAACCTCAGCGAGTACCGCAACCCGTTCTTCAACCGCACCACCACCAACGAGTTCTCTCGTTTCCTGTCATCGGAACAGGGGTCCGGCTCGCGAACCTTCGAAGTGCAAAGCGGTGCTGAAGCCTCCGGGCTGGGCTGCGGTCACCGGCCGGATGCACCCAGCGTTGCCAAATGCTGGCTGGTTGCGGTGCCCCGAACGGCTGCGATGGACGCCATTCTCCCTGCCGGGCCATTGGCGCCCAGCCTTTGGGCGATGCGCCTGCAAGTCCCCCTCCAGTTCCAGGACGTCGCGGCTGTATGTCCCACCGATCAGGCGGCGACCCTCAGCGTGGGCTCAGAGGCACTGAGTGCGGCAATGAAGTCGTGGATTCCCGCCGTGTGCGACACCAAGAAATTTACTTTGGGCTTCTCACCGCTGGCGGACCTGCAAGCCCGCACCCAGCTCCAGCAGCCGGACACGCTCGCTTTCATCACCCGCCCCGCGCCTGCCAACGTTAACGCCCTCTACGTGCCGACTGCACTCGCCGGAGTAGTCATCGCCATGACGATTGACAATGCTTGCACGGCATCCTTCACGCCCTACACGCTGGCTGATTGCGGCTATCGGGACAAAGCCGAGTGGGAAGCCGACAAGGCACGTAGTGCCGGTCTGGTGCGCGATCTGAAACTCAATGCCCGCCTTCTGGCCAAGCTTCTCACGCAGAGCTACGTCCAGCACACGGCTCCTGCCGCTGCCGCCGACGCCCCCTTTACCAAGCCTGGCAGCACAAGCTACGGGCAGCCGATGACATACTCCATCCAGAATGATCCGGAGTTCAGATCCCTGAACCCTAAAGGCCTTGGCTCCTCCGGTAACGTCAGCCCTCCCGTCGTTGAAGGACTGCGCTCCGACGCAGCAGCCGCCGTCTGGGACTGGTTGCTCAACGACAAGGACGCGAGGGCCTTCCTGAACGGATGCCCGGATCCTTCAGGCATGACGATCAACCCCTTCTACTCGACCCGGAGCTATGGCGAATGCCAGGAACAGGCCACCACACTGGACCAGCTGGCGGGCCGGAAAATTTCCGAAACGAAGACTCCCGACGGCTTCACCTACGCTCCCGTGTCCTACCCTTCCGAGGGTGCCGCCTATCCCCAGGTCTATTGGGCCCAGGGGCAGGCCATCAGGAACGGCGACGGGACCATTGACCAGCCGGCACTGACCGTGGGCGACCAGTACGCGCGGGTACAGGACATGGCCGCCGCGGCCCAGAACACTGTGCGCGCCCAACCCGCCGCCACTACGGCGTGGTGCGCGGATTGCAGCCCGCCCGCCTACAAGTCGGTGCCCCGTCAGGAGTACGGCAGCCGTAGCATCCTGTCAATTACCGATGCCGCCTCAGCAGCGAAGTTCCAGCTGCCTACGGCTCAGCTGTGCAATGTCAGCGGCGCACAATGCATCGGCGCCACCACCGCCAGCATGCAGGCGGCCGCCGCGCAATTCGAATCCACCGAAGTCCCCGGAGTGGCGCGGCCGGCTGCTGCCCCGGACTACGCCAAGGCCTATCCGCTCACCCTCCCCATTTACGGCGCGGTGAACCTGGCCTCGGTCAGCCAGACCCAGGCTGCGACCTTTGCCCGGCTTTTCTCCTACATCAGTACTGAAGGCCAGAAACCCGGCTTCAGCAGCGGGATGTTGCCGCCAGGATATGCGCCCCTCACCCCGCCCCTGCTGCAGTTGGCCGCCACCGGGATCCAGAAACTACAGAGCGTGTCCGGGCCCCAGCAGACCGAGCCCGCCACCACCCAGCTGCTCCCCGTGGAATCCGGAACCAGCGGAAACGTGTCCTCCACAATGCCGGTAACCGCAGGATCAATATCCGCCACGACGGATGCCGTCCCCGCGGCAGCGCCGGCGGCCGGCCCCGCACCCGCCGCGGCAATAGTGCCCGGCCGGACCGCGTCCACCAGCAGTGCCTGGCCGCAGTACACGCTGGCGATCGGGCTGGCAGCGGCCTTGGCCAGCGCCGCCGCCGCACCGTTGCTGGCAAGGGGGCGTCGGAAATGAGCACAGTACTGCCCGGAACCCGCCCCGAGGAAGCGCAGGACAGTCCCCGCCCCTTGCACCAGCTCTTGGAGCAACCGGACTATGTGTTCCGGGCCATCACAAGGGTGGGAGGCGGAATCGTGCTGGCCATCATGGCTTTGGTGGGCCTCTTTCTGGCTGGCAACGGCGTGGGCGCAATCAACGCAGTGGGGCTGGGCACCTTCCTGACCACGCAGAATTGGGCCCCGGAAACCAATGACTTCGGCATTGCCGCTGTTTTGTGGGGCACCGTGCAGATCGCCGCGGTCGCGCTGGCCGTCGCGATGCCCCTGTCCCTGGGGACCGCATTATTCATCACCGAAGTGACCACCGGATGGATGCAGAAGGCCCTTACCAGCTTGATTGATCTCCTGGCTGCCGTTCCCTCAGTGGTCTTTGGCCTGTGGGGCGCCTACATGCTTCAGCCCAACGTGGTGGACTTCAGCAAATGGCTGTCCACCTGGTTCGGCTGGATACCCTTCTTGCAAGTCGACGGTGTGGACCCTGGCAGCCCGCTGCGGGATACCGTGCCCTTCACCGCATCCGCCTTCATCGCCGGACTGGTCGTAGCCATGATGATTGTCCCGATTCAGACCTCGATCATGACCGAATCCTTCCGGCGGGCGCCAATAGGTGAGCGCGAAGGCGCCTACGCCCTGGGAGGCACCCGCCTGGGCATGATCCGGACGGTCGTGCTGCCATTCGGCCGCGGGGGGATCATCGGCGGCACCATGCTCGGGCTGGGGCGGGCACTTGGCGAGACCATCGCCATTTACCTCATCATCAGCCCCGTCTATGCCATCAATTTCCACGTGTTGGAAAAAGGCGCCAACTCGATTGCTGCCATGATCGCCCTGAAGTACTCCGAGTCCAACGAATCCGCCATGAGCGCACTGATGGCCGCCGGATTGACTCTCTTCGTGATCACCATGCTTGTCAACATCACGGCCTCAGCCGTGATGGCTAAATCCCGGTCCGGTGCAGAGAGCGAGGGCTGATCATGACCACAACCGACGACGGGCCCGCCATCCATGTGAGCCCGCTGCCCACCGCCGCCGAGCCGCTCCGCCCGGCTACCATACTCCCGCTGCTGGCCAAACCTTCCACCGGCCCTGAAGAGGCCCGGGTACGGCCGGGAGCCGGCCGTACCCACGTCCTGACGCTGTCCGGCTCAGCCGCCGGCGGCTTCGGCATGGGCCTCCTGTTGACCGTAGCGCTCGGACTGATTCCCCTGGGCTGGTTGTTCATCGTCTCCTACCTGTGGTTCCTGCTGTTGTACACCGCGCTGGTGTACCTGCGTCAACCGGCTCCGGCAGTACGCAATGGCCTGCTGACAATCCTGCTCAGCTCCGCCGGTGCCGCCGTCGCGGGCACGCTTGGCCTCGTGGTCGTGTTCACGTTCGCCCGAGGCCAGGACGCCTTGTTCCACCTCAATTTCTTCACCACGGACATGTCCGGCGCCGGGCCATTGTCCGGACTGGACCAAGGCGGTGTCCTGCATGCCCTCGTAGGAACGCTGGAACAGATTGCCATCGCCCTTGCCATCACCATCCCGCTGGGACTGACGACGGCGGTATTCCTCAACGAGGTCGGCGGACGGTTGGCGCGCATCGTGCGTACGGTTGTTGAGGCGATGACGGCGCTCCCGTCGGTCGTAGCGGGCCTGTTCATTTACGCCGCTGTGGTCATGTCCATCACCCATCAGACCAACGGTTTTGCCGCTTCGCTGGCAATCACCGTCCTGATGCTGCCGATCATGATCCGCTCGGCCGACGTCGTGCTCCGCCTGGTGCCAGGAAATCTGCGCGAGGCAGGCCTGGCCCTGGGCGCGGGCCAGTGGCGTGTGGTGTGGCACATCGTGTTGCCGACGGTCCGCTCGGGCCTGACCACCGCCATCATCCTGGCGACGGCCCACGGAATCGGGGAAACAGCCCCGGTTCTACTCACGTCCGGCTTTACCGGAGTAATGAATGCCAATCCGTTCTCCGGGCCCCAGACCCCGCTGCCGCTGGCAGCACTGGACTATGTCCGTTCCCCGGTGCCGGGGATGGTTGCGCGCGGCTTCGCCACCGCCGCATTCCTGCTGTTCGTGGTGCTGGTGCTATTCATCTTGGCCCGGATCATTGGCGGGCAGGACCCGGGGAAGCAAACGCCGGGCCAGGCTCGCCGAGCGGCCGCGAAGTCCCGGCGCGAGCTACCGCGCATCGAACGCAACCACGCCCAGCTGCTGGCGAACCCGGGTGCGGCCCCTTCCAACAACCTGCAGGAGAACCAATGATCCGCCACCTTTCCAAGCGACGGAGCCTCCCGGCGGTCCTGGGAATTCTATTGTCCTTGGGCCTGGTGCTGGCCGGCCTCGCGCCGGCGCATGCAGCCAACTACCTGCGCATCGGCGGTTCCGGCTCCTCTTGGGCCGGCAACGCTCTGCAGGACTGGATTGCGCGGGTCGGCGCCCAAGGGGTGACCGTGGATTACGAAAACAAAGGGTCCTCCACCGGCCGTAAGGAATTCGCGGACCAGATGAAGCAGTTCGCCATCTCCGAGATCCCCTATAGCGGTGACACCGCGGACCCGCGCGACAACAGCATGCCCGGGTTCTCCTACGGCATGCTGCCCGTGGTGGCCGGCGGCACCGCGTTCATGTACAACCTCAAGGCCGGCAGTTCGAGGATGAACAGCCTCAAGCTCTCCCAGCCGGCCATCGCCAAAATCTTCACCGGCCAGGTCACCCGCTGGAACGATCCCATCGTCGCCGCCGACAACCCAGGGGTCGCACTGCCGGACGCAACCATCAACGTCGTTGTCCGCTCGGACGGCTCCGGGGCAACAGCCCAGTTCACCCTGTGGCTCTTGCGCCAATACCCGGGCGACTACGCGAAGTTGTGTGCGGTCACCGGCTGCGATCCTCAGCACGCCACCTCCTTCTACCCCACGCAGGGACTGAAGAACTTCGTGGCACAGAACGGCTCCCAAGGCGTCACCACCTACACGGCTAACAATCAGTACACGATCAACTATGACGAGTACTCCTACGCCCAGGGGATCGGCTTCCCCGTGGCGCAGGTCAAGAACGCAGCTGGCTTTTACACGCTGCCCACCGAGTACGCAGTGGCCGTGGCCCTGACCCAGGCGAAGATCAACCAGGACAAAGGTTCGCCCAACTATCTCTCCCAGGACCTCTCTGCGGTGTATGGCTACAAAGACCCCCGCACCTACCCGATGTCCGCCTACTCCTACATGATCGTCCCCACGCAGGCCACCAATGCCGTGAACCCGGCCCAAGGGGCCACGCTGGGATTCTTCGCAAACTACGCCTTGTGCGAGGGGCAGCGTCCCATGGGCCAACTCGGATACTCGCCGCTGCCCATGAACCTCGTCCTGGCCGGAATGGAACAGATCCGCAAGATACCGGGCGTGGACCAGGACACCATGCGCAAGATGGATGAAACCCGGGCGAGTGTCTCAAGCGGCTCGGCAACTGCCTGCAACAATCCCACTTTCAAGCCCGGCGACTCCCCCTCAGCCAACCAACTCGTGCGGACGGCCCCCTTCGACAAAGCCTGCGACGCTGCCTGCCAGGCAAACTGGCGTGGTGTCGACGCGGCCGTCAACCAAGGTCCGGCCGGGGCCACGGTAACCGCCGGAGCAGAAACGGCCGCCGCCACAGCAGGGGGTTCGGCCCAGGCCGGCGGCGGGGACCTTCCCGGGGCTGATCCAACCGCTGGAGCGGCCGCCTGCGACCCGGATAGCGGAACCTGCGCCGCAGCAGCAGCCGGGGCTGCTGGCGGTGCCGGGGCAGCCCAGCAGCTGACGCCGGTCACCACCACGCTGGCCTCCAGCCGCGGGTGGGGACAACCGCAGAACCTCTTGCTGATCATCGGCGGCCTGGTTGGCCTCCTCGTGTTTGTTCCGCCACTGGCCGCCGGGGCCTTATCCCGGCGCACGCGCAGGAAGGGCGGCATGAAGGCATGATCGCGACGCTCACCGGACGCCGCCAAACCGGGCCACGCCCGGTACATCGTGGACTGCTCGACTGGCTGCGTCGCGCCCCCCGGACCAGACGCCGGGCCACACCGGTCAGGCTCCCGCCGTCATCCGGCCAGAAGGCACTTTCGCTGGGGTTTGCGATGGTCTCAGTTCTCCTTTTCGGACAGATCATCAACATTGTGATCATCTCCCACGTGCAGCATGCCACGAGCCAAACCCGGTTGTTTGAAGAGCTGCGGACCAGCCTGGCGGAAGGCTCTGCCCCACTGGGACAGACAGACAAGGATGGAGGGTTGGTCGCCCCCGGGACACCGCTGGCACTGCTCTCCATTCCTGCCTTGAACGTGCAGGAGACAGTGGTCGAGGGAACGTCGTCACGGGAACTGATGGATGGCGTCGGCCATCGCCGGGACACTCCCCTGCCCGGACAGAGCGGCACGAGCGTCCTCATGGGCAGGGCGGCCGCGTATGGCGGAGCCTTTGGCCAGCTGGGACGCCTTTCACCGGGAGAACGTTTTACTGTCACCACCGGGTTAGGCGTGGCCGAGTTCGAGGTGACCGGCCAGCGCCGCGCCGGTGACCCCGGCCCGGCCCTGCCCGTCGGTAACGAAGGGCGCCTGACGCTGACCACGGCGGCCGGGCCGGCGTTCCTCCCCGACGGGGTTCTGCGGATTGACGCGAAACTGCTCTCAAAAGCTGTACCGAAGGCGCCACCCGTCCTCTATGCAGCCTCCCTGGAGCCCGCTGAACTTCCCCTAGGATCCGACACCTCGGACCTCGTAGGGCTCCTGGTGTGTCTGGAATTGCTGATTCTGGCCGCCCTGGCCGCCGTCTGGTCATGGTACCGGTGGGGTCAACGGGAGACGTGGCTGGTCTTCCTTCCCGCCCTGGGTGCCCTGTCCGTGCTGACCGGCACGCAGGCCAGTCTCCTGCTGCCGAACCTGCTGTAGTGAATACGCAAAAGAAAGAACCCTCATGACCATGCCATCAACCCCCGGCCACGCTCTGGCCGTTTTCGATCCGACCGAGGGCGAGGACGTCCAGGATCCGTTCGCCGGCAGCGAGGCGGCCGAACTCAACGCGGAGTCAGTCAGCGCCTGGTTCGGTGAGCGAAAAGTCCTGGACCGCGTCTCCCTGAACATGGCCGCAGGACAAGTAACAGCCCTGATCGGTCCCTCCGGCTGCGGAAAATCCACCTTCCTACGGATCCTCAACAGAATGCACGAAATGGTGCCTTCGGCTTCGCTCGCCGGCAAGGTGCTGCTGGACGGCTCGGACATCTACGATCCAGGCCGGCAGGTTACACTCGCCCGCCGGAGTATCGGCATGGTCTTCCAGAAGGCCAATCCGTTCCCTGCAATGTCGATTTATGAGAACACCGTCGCCGGCCTGAAGCTCGCTGGGATCAAAGCCGGCAGGGCCGAAAAGGACTTCCTGGTGGAGGATTCGCTGCGCAAGGCATCCCTCTGGGAAGAGGTCAAAGACCGGCTGCACCAGCCAGGCGGCGGCCTGTCAGGCGGCCAGCAGCAAAGGCTCTGCATCGCCCGGTCCCTGGCCGTTTCCCCGCGAGTGCTGCTGATGGACGAACCGTGCTCGGCGCTGGACCCAACGTCCACCCGCCGTGTCGAGGAAACCATCGCGTCGCTGCGGGGACTTGTCACCGTCGTCATCGTCACGCACAACATGCAGCAGGCTGCGCGCATCTCCGACAACTGCGCGTTCTTCCTTGCAGCGCAGAATGCCCCCGGTGCGATCGTGGAGCACGGCCCAACTGATGCCATGTTCCACTACCCCCAGGACCCGCGCACCAGCGACTACGTGAACGGGCGTTTCGGGTAGATGCGAAGAGCAACCTCACCTACCGCCCGCGTTCGCCACCGGATCCGGAACCTTGCCGCCGGTGTCTTGACCACACTGGGCCTGACCGTTGTGCTCATTTACGGAATTCCCCTGATGACGGGGGCCCAGCCGTTGCTCGCCGTCCCCGGGCAGAGCAGCGAACCGGTGCCGTCATCCGCCGGCACGACGGATACAGTGCCCCCCGTGGTCAGCACCCCGGCGGAGGCAGAGGCGGCGGCAACCCGAGAATTGGAACGGGCTCCCGCCGGACCCGGCCAGCCAGTGCGGGTGCAAGTGCCGAGGCTGGCCCTGGATATTCCGGTGTTACCCATGGCGTTGCCCGCCGACCACCGGGTCAATCCGCCCTCCAACGGCTTCGCCTATTGGATCAGCGATTACGGCCCGGCAGGGCCCGGAGCCACAAATACCACCTATCTGGCCGCTCACTCGTGGAACCTCGGCTACGCAGCTTTCAACGCTCTGATGGACATCCAAGCCGGCGCGGGCCGGGTGCAGCCCGGCGACGCTGTCCTGGTCACCACCCTCGAGGGCGTCACCCACTATACGGTCACCTCTACGGCCGGTTACGCGAAGTCCACCCTGGAGTCAAGGGATGACCTCTGGGCCGCCGTGCCCGGGCGGCTGGTGCTCCTGACCTGCTTCCAGCTGAACGACGCCGGTGCCACACAAAACTATGTCGTTTACGCCAAGCGAACGGACTAAAAAGTATCTGCGTCCCACCGGTCCTTAACCAAACTGCCATAGTCATAACGATGTGCCTGCCAGTTGCGGGCATCCCGTTCCGGGCATAGCGCCGCGGGATACCCTCAAATTATGCGCAGGTTGTGGGCCGTTATCGCATTAAGCACGACGGCGGCACTCTGGTCAGGCTGCCAACCTCAAGTGAGCGCGTGCCCGGCAATTGCGGTTGCCCCGGTGGTGTCCCTCACGGTTGCGGCAGACTATGCACCCATGGTCAAGACCATCCATGTGAAAGCCTGCCAAGACGGGAAATGCCATGAGGCTGAGTTGGAATTGCGCCCGGGCAGTGTGGCGGTCCCGCAATCCTGCAGTCCCGAACCCAGCTCGGCCTGCTCAGCCGTCTCGTCCCCGGACGGTACCCTCTACGGTGCCCTGAGCATGGGGACGTTGACGGCGTCGCCCATCACTGCCGAAGTAACCGGCTCGGACGCAACCGGCGGAATCTTGCCGGTCAGGACACTGGACTTTAAACCGAAAAGCGCCAAGCCTTGGGGCGAGCAGTGCCAGACCGTCATCACAGCAAGCCTCCTGCTCGATGCCCACGGCCTACGGCAGTCCTGAGTCGAGAAGCTCCGCGCCCGCCTCAGATCTCGCCGAATCCCTGTTCCACGAGGCGCCTGACGTAATCCACGGCTTTCGATGAATCCTTGCCCCGCGCTTCGACTTTGAGCTTGCCGCCTTGGCCCACGGCGAGGCTCATGAGTTCCATGACGGATGTGCCGTCGACGCCGTTCACCGTTGCCTCGACGTCCAAGCCAGCGAGTCCACCGGCAATTTTCGCCGCGGGCCTGGCATGCATTCCCATCGGGTTGATGAGCTCGAATTCACCGCTTTCCGCCGGTTCACCCTTCCCTTGGGATGGTGGCGATCCCGCGGCATCAAAAGCGGTCTCCGGTCCGAATCGGACCGATTCCGCGGCCGCCTTCACGGCGGCGGCCAGGGCACCACCTTGCGTAGCCACGGCGGCCGCAACGAGGCCTTCCACCAAGGGCGCGTCGGCAAGGAGGACTTTGTCCGGCTCGGTGCAGAACTCCGTCGCTGATTCTGCGGTCATGACGGCGGAACCAAGGTCCGCCAAGACCACCAGACCATCTCCTGAAGCCTCCGTAAGACCTGACTCGAAGGCGGCTATTGTCTTCTCCAGGTCCGTGCCGATCCGGCCATCGGCCGTGCCACCAACGGCATAGAACTTCACATCGGGGGCCATCTGGGCAGCCAATTCCACTGCGCCTTCGGCGATTTTCCGGCTGTGCGAGACCACCACCAAGCCGACCGTCATTCAGCAGACCCTTCGGGGAACCCGGCGGCAGTGGCAGCTGCGCGCAACAGCAATGCCGACGATACGGCCCCGGGATCGCGGTGGCCGGCGCTGCGTTCACCGAGGTAGCTCGCGCGTCCCTTGCGGGCAATGAGGGGATCCGTAGTCACGGCTCCCACTTCTGCAGCCTCGGCCGCAGCAGCCAGCACCGCCACTGCATCTCCACCATCGGCCAGGACCTCATCCGCCGCTTCCACAGCGGGGGACCAAGCATCCACCATCGTTTTGTCTCCCAATTCCGCCTTGCCTCGGGCAACAATTCCGTCGCGGGCCGCAGTCAGTGCTCCGGCGAGCGCAGCGGCGTCGATTTCCGCAAGTTCTCCCAGGGACGTGGCTGCGCGAAGATACGCGGTCCCGTAGAGCGGACCGGCGGCGCCGCCCACCTTGGACATCAGCGCCATCGCGGCCAGCTTAAGTGCCGCGCCAGGTGTTTCCGGTGGAGTTTGGCCCAGTTTCTCTATCACGGCCCGGAACCCGCGGTCCATGTTTTCGCCGTGGTCCGAGTCGCCGATCGCACGGTCCAAGGCAATCAACTCCTCACGATGCTCGGACATGAGCCGCGCGGAGAGCGTCAACCACTGAACCGCCCAGTCGACCCCCAAGTCCACTGTCACATCCCCCAACGCAGGGCCGGAGTGTGGACGGGGGCATCCCAGAGGGCCGTTAGTTCGTCATCGAGTCGCAGCACCGAAATGGAGCAGCCCTGCATCTCCAGCGATGTGACGTAGTTGCCCACCAGCGAGCGTTCCACTTTGGCCCCTCTTTCCGCGAGGATCCGGGCCGCGCGGCGGTACACAATGTACAGCTCGCTGAGGGGCGTGCCACCCATTCCATTCACAAAGAGCAGCACTTCTTCTCCGGCTTTGATTCCCAGATCTTCCAGTACGGGTTCCAACAATCGGCTGGTGATGCCGTCGGCGCTCTCCATAGCGATCCGGTGCCGGCCCGGCTCGCCGTGAATGCCAATGCCGATTTCAATTTCGTCTTCGGCAAGCTCGAAGCTCGGTACGCCGGCATGTGGCACGGTGCATCCGGACAGGGCCACTCCCATGGTGCGTACGTTGCGGACAACCCCTTCCGCGACACCCGCGACGGCCTCGAGGGAATCTCCCCGCTCAGCGGCTGCTCCGGCAATCTTTTCCACCAGCACGGTTCCGCCCACGCCACGGCGGCCTGCCGTGTACAGCGAGTCTTCTACCGCGACGTCGTCATTGACGAGAACCGAGCGGACGCTGATTCCTTCGGCCTGGGCCATCTCCGCCGCGGTCTCGAAATTCAGAACGTCGCCGGTGTAGTTCTTCACAATGTGTATGACGCCCGCCCCGGAATCCACTGCCGCGGTGGCCGGAATGATCTGGTCCGGCGTAGGCGAGGTGAAGACGGCACCGGGCACGGCGGCGTCGAGCATTCCGTGCCCCACAAAGCCGGCATGAAGCGGCTCATGGCCACTCCCCCCTCCCGACACAAGTCCCACTTTGCCAGCCACCGGAGCACCTTTTCGAACGATATAGATGGGGTCCGTATGGACATCCACGAGGTCGGCATGGGCCATGCCAAAACCCTCGACGGACTCGTCCACCACTGAACGGGGATCGTTGATGAGCTTTTTCATGGCGCGCTCCTGATGCGTTGCTGGTAGGTGATTTGACCCTACTACCAGCGCCCCGGGCACGGTAGGGGATTGCTCCCCGGAGAGAAAGCTGCAGCCCGGAAAAACCGATGGCACAGCCTCCCCTGGCTAAGAACCAGGAGAAGTACTCGAAGCTAGAGGACCTTGATCATTCGGGTGTTTCCCAAGGTATTGGGCTTCACCCGGGCCAAATCGAGGAACTCGGCCACGCCTTCGTCATGGGAGCGGAGCAATTCCGAGTAGACCTGGGGGTCGACGGCGGTCTGGTCCGCCATGACTTCGAATCCGTGGCGCTTGAAGAAATCCACTTCGAACGTCAGGCAGAAAACCCTGGCTACCCCCAATGCTCGCGCGTCTTCCAAGAGCTGCTGAACAAGGACGTGGCCTACGCCCTTGCCCCGCCAACTGTCCTCCGCCGCCAAAGTGCGCACCTCGGCCAGATCTTCCCACATGACATGCAGGGCCCCGCAACCAATCACCTCGCCGTCGGACGACTCGGCGATCCGAAACTCCTGAAGGCTCTCGTAGTAGGCCACTGTTTCCTTGGCCATCAGGATTCGCTGCTCTGCCAGCGGTGCCACAAGCCTCTTAATCGCGGCAACGTCACCAGTGCGGGCAGGGCGGATACTGAAGGTCGAAGTCACAGCCCTATCCTATGTGCACCCCTATAGCCCGAGCTCCTCGGGAACGGGGATGTCCTGTCCGAGCACCTGCTTGGCCAGGAAGTGCTCCACAACGCCGTACCAGACCTTGGCGTGCTGCGGCTGCAGGATCCAATGGTTTTCGTCCGGGAAGTACAGGAAACGGTGTTGTGTCTCGCCGTTCTCGTCGGCCGGCAGCCCGGAGCTGGAAAGCAGCTCGTACCAAAGCCTCAGCCCCTCGCCGATTGGCACCCGGTAGTCCTTGTCACCGTGGATCACCAACATGGGGGTTTTGATCTTTTCGACGTGGAGATGGGGTGAGTTTTCCATCGCCATCTCGGCGGTCATTTCCTTGAGCCAATACTGCGAGGCGTCCGTGGTGGGCCCAAACTGGTCCAAGGCCCACAAACTGGCGTGCGTCACGATCGCCTTGAAACGGTCCGTCTGGCCCGCCACCCAGTTGGCCATGTATCCGCCGAATGATCCGCCCATTGCGGCAGTCCGCGTCTGGTCAATATCAGGCCGCCTGACCACCGCGTCGGTAATGGACATGAGGTCCGTAAACGGCGCTTTGCCCCATTCGCCCCAACCGCGCTGGATGAATTGCTGTCCGTACCCGGTGGACAGTGCGGGGTCC is part of the Arthrobacter methylotrophus genome and harbors:
- a CDS encoding substrate-binding domain-containing protein, translating into MIRHLSKRRSLPAVLGILLSLGLVLAGLAPAHAANYLRIGGSGSSWAGNALQDWIARVGAQGVTVDYENKGSSTGRKEFADQMKQFAISEIPYSGDTADPRDNSMPGFSYGMLPVVAGGTAFMYNLKAGSSRMNSLKLSQPAIAKIFTGQVTRWNDPIVAADNPGVALPDATINVVVRSDGSGATAQFTLWLLRQYPGDYAKLCAVTGCDPQHATSFYPTQGLKNFVAQNGSQGVTTYTANNQYTINYDEYSYAQGIGFPVAQVKNAAGFYTLPTEYAVAVALTQAKINQDKGSPNYLSQDLSAVYGYKDPRTYPMSAYSYMIVPTQATNAVNPAQGATLGFFANYALCEGQRPMGQLGYSPLPMNLVLAGMEQIRKIPGVDQDTMRKMDETRASVSSGSATACNNPTFKPGDSPSANQLVRTAPFDKACDAACQANWRGVDAAVNQGPAGATVTAGAETAAATAGGSAQAGGGDLPGADPTAGAAACDPDSGTCAAAAAGAAGGAGAAQQLTPVTTTLASSRGWGQPQNLLLIIGGLVGLLVFVPPLAAGALSRRTRRKGGMKA
- a CDS encoding class F sortase produces the protein MRRATSPTARVRHRIRNLAAGVLTTLGLTVVLIYGIPLMTGAQPLLAVPGQSSEPVPSSAGTTDTVPPVVSTPAEAEAAATRELERAPAGPGQPVRVQVPRLALDIPVLPMALPADHRVNPPSNGFAYWISDYGPAGPGATNTTYLAAHSWNLGYAAFNALMDIQAGAGRVQPGDAVLVTTLEGVTHYTVTSTAGYAKSTLESRDDLWAAVPGRLVLLTCFQLNDAGATQNYVVYAKRTD
- the dhaM gene encoding dihydroxyacetone kinase phosphoryl donor subunit DhaM; the protein is MTVGLVVVSHSRKIAEGAVELAAQMAPDVKFYAVGGTADGRIGTDLEKTIAAFESGLTEASGDGLVVLADLGSAVMTAESATEFCTEPDKVLLADAPLVEGLVAAAVATQGGALAAAVKAAAESVRFGPETAFDAAGSPPSQGKGEPAESGEFELINPMGMHARPAAKIAGGLAGLDVEATVNGVDGTSVMELMSLAVGQGGKLKVEARGKDSSKAVDYVRRLVEQGFGEI
- a CDS encoding PstA family ABC transporter permease, with the protein product MTTTDDGPAIHVSPLPTAAEPLRPATILPLLAKPSTGPEEARVRPGAGRTHVLTLSGSAAGGFGMGLLLTVALGLIPLGWLFIVSYLWFLLLYTALVYLRQPAPAVRNGLLTILLSSAGAAVAGTLGLVVVFTFARGQDALFHLNFFTTDMSGAGPLSGLDQGGVLHALVGTLEQIAIALAITIPLGLTTAVFLNEVGGRLARIVRTVVEAMTALPSVVAGLFIYAAVVMSITHQTNGFAASLAITVLMLPIMIRSADVVLRLVPGNLREAGLALGAGQWRVVWHIVLPTVRSGLTTAIILATAHGIGETAPVLLTSGFTGVMNANPFSGPQTPLPLAALDYVRSPVPGMVARGFATAAFLLFVVLVLFILARIIGGQDPGKQTPGQARRAAAKSRRELPRIERNHAQLLANPGAAPSNNLQENQ
- the pstC gene encoding phosphate ABC transporter permease subunit PstC; the encoded protein is MSTVLPGTRPEEAQDSPRPLHQLLEQPDYVFRAITRVGGGIVLAIMALVGLFLAGNGVGAINAVGLGTFLTTQNWAPETNDFGIAAVLWGTVQIAAVALAVAMPLSLGTALFITEVTTGWMQKALTSLIDLLAAVPSVVFGLWGAYMLQPNVVDFSKWLSTWFGWIPFLQVDGVDPGSPLRDTVPFTASAFIAGLVVAMMIVPIQTSIMTESFRRAPIGEREGAYALGGTRLGMIRTVVLPFGRGGIIGGTMLGLGRALGETIAIYLIISPVYAINFHVLEKGANSIAAMIALKYSESNESAMSALMAAGLTLFVITMLVNITASAVMAKSRSGAESEG
- a CDS encoding sortase produces the protein MIATLTGRRQTGPRPVHRGLLDWLRRAPRTRRRATPVRLPPSSGQKALSLGFAMVSVLLFGQIINIVIISHVQHATSQTRLFEELRTSLAEGSAPLGQTDKDGGLVAPGTPLALLSIPALNVQETVVEGTSSRELMDGVGHRRDTPLPGQSGTSVLMGRAAAYGGAFGQLGRLSPGERFTVTTGLGVAEFEVTGQRRAGDPGPALPVGNEGRLTLTTAAGPAFLPDGVLRIDAKLLSKAVPKAPPVLYAASLEPAELPLGSDTSDLVGLLVCLELLILAALAAVWSWYRWGQRETWLVFLPALGALSVLTGTQASLLLPNLL
- a CDS encoding phosphate ABC transporter ATP-binding protein — translated: MPSTPGHALAVFDPTEGEDVQDPFAGSEAAELNAESVSAWFGERKVLDRVSLNMAAGQVTALIGPSGCGKSTFLRILNRMHEMVPSASLAGKVLLDGSDIYDPGRQVTLARRSIGMVFQKANPFPAMSIYENTVAGLKLAGIKAGRAEKDFLVEDSLRKASLWEEVKDRLHQPGGGLSGGQQQRLCIARSLAVSPRVLLMDEPCSALDPTSTRRVEETIASLRGLVTVVIVTHNMQQAARISDNCAFFLAAQNAPGAIVEHGPTDAMFHYPQDPRTSDYVNGRFG